ACGCATGACACCTCACTGCCCCGCCCGTATTCCCGGGGAAATCGCCTGCAGGGCACCAAGGGCATTTGGATGGAAGACAAAAACGGCGTCTTCTTCGATGGAATCAGCCCCAAAGAAGGCTGGGATCATAAATGGGAGAGCATCGAGGATTATTACGGCCGTTACCGTCACCCGCTTTGGAACTGGTACCACGAACGAGGCGTCGAGAAAGCCGGTCACGGCGGCATGGATTATCTCGTGCTGCGCGCCTTCGTCGAATCCATTCAAAACGGCACCAACACCCCGATTGATATATACGATATGGCAGCTTGGATGGCCATCACCTGCCTTTCCGAGGATTCCATCGCCATGGGCGGTCACCAGGTTCCGATTCCCGATTTCACCAACGGCCAATGGATCGACCGTGAACCGCCGGTTCTTTGGAAATATTGCCTCGACGAAATCTGTGAGATCTAAAACCAATATACGGTAAAGGAGGTATTTGGGTGAGTCTCACCGACGAACGCAAAAAGAGTTTTATTCTCACCTGTCTGTTCTGGACGGTTGTGATCGGTATGCTCTTTGTGCTGTTCAAATATGTCCTCCCATGGATTCTGCCGTTTCTGATCGGCTTTTCGTTGGCTTCGATCGCCAATTTTTTCGCAAAGAAACTGTTGAAACTGGTCAAAATACCGTTGAAACTCGGTTCTGCGATTGTGACGTTGCTGGTGCTGATTATCTTTGCGGCGATTACGACTCTGCTTGGATATGAGATCTACAAACAAATCGCAAAATTTATCACCGACCGGGTCATCGAAGGTGATTTGGTCAGTCAAATCACACTCACCTTCTCCAACCTGATCGCAAAAATCCCCGAGAAATTTCAATCCTCAGCCAATTCTCTGGTTGTCAGTTTTGTCTCGGGATTTGGTTCTACCCTGACTAAATTTGTCACCAGTGCGGTCGGTGCTGCACCGGGTATTTCCCTCGGAACTGTAATTACCATTATTGCCTCATTTATTTTCAGCGGTGATTACGGAAGAGTTACCGACTTTATCAAACTGCAGCTGCCGGATCGGATCAAGCAGATCATACCGGGTCTCAACACATCGATGAAGACCTCTCTGGGCAAGCTGTTTCGCGCCTATCTGCTGATTATTCTGATTACGTTTACCGAACTGACTATAGGATTGACGATTCTCGGGGAACCATATGCTATCGCCATCGCTGCAATCACCGCATTTATCGATATTCTGCCCGTCTTCGGCACCGGCTTTATACTCTGGCCGTGGGCGGTAATTTCACTGATCAACGGACGATATCTTTTCGCACTCGGTCTGATGATTCTTTACTTTGTGATTTTAATTATACGCCAAATCATTGAACCCAAACTGGTCGGACAGTCCATCGAAGTCCACCCGATCGTCACGCTGATGGCAATGTATATCGGCGCCAAGATCATGGGCGGTATCGGATTTTTCGTGTTTCCGATCTCGATTGTCATCATCAAAAATCTACAGGACAACGGTTATATCTCGCTGTGGAAACCGTTGCCGAAATCCGATTCACTACTTGAAAAGATCGGCAAAAGGAGAACGAAGAAGCCACCGATTAAACCGGAGGACGGTGACAAAAACCAATGAATATTTTAATTGCCACTTTGGGCTGTAAAGTGAATCAGAGTGAAAGTCAGGCCGTCGGGGAGCTATTCTCTCGTGGCGGCCATTTGGTTTTATCACAGCATTCTAAAACAACACCCGACGTCTGCATCGTGAATTCCTGCGCCGTCACCATGGAAAGCGAGCATAAGAGCCGTCAGGCGCTTTCCAAAATGCGCAGAACTTATCCGAATGCCGTCATTGTATTATGCGGGTGCATGCCGCAGGTGGCAGAAAACTCCGCTTCCTATGACGCCGACATCATTGTCGGTTCCAAGGGACGCAAAGAGATTCCGGTGCTTGTCGAACGCTTTTTAAAGGATAAAAAGAAAATCGTTCAAATCAATCCGCATCTCCCGAACGATGCTTTTGAAGCGCTCTCCCCTGTCTGTTTTGAGCATAAAACCCGTGCATTTTTAAAAATCGAGGACGGATGCGATCGGTTTTGCTCCTACTGCATCATTCCCTATGCCCGCGGACGGGTCCGCTCGATGCCTCTTGATGAAATCAGCGAACATGTGAAAAATCTTATCGCTGCGGGACACCGGGAAATTGTTTTGACCGGAATCAATCTCGCGGCTTACGGACAGGATCTGGACTGCACGCTTGCCGACGCCGTAAAAGAAACGGCCAAGGCCGGAACCGAACGGATCCGACTGGGCTCGGTCGAGGCTGACTTGATGCGCGACGATTTTTTACAGACGCTTGCGGATATTCCGCAGTTCTGCCCGCAGTTTCATCTGTCGCTTCAAAGCGGCAGCGACACGGTGCTTACGCGCATGAACCGCCATTACACGACCGAGCAATATTATCAGCTCACCCGAAAGCTTAAGACGTTGTTTCAAAACCCCTCGTTTACGACCGATATCATGGTCGGATTTCCCGGCGAAACGGACGAGGAATTTTCCGAGAGCATTCATTTTGTGCAGAAGGTCGGCTTTTCCAGGCTGCACGTCTTTGCCTATTCCGCAAGACCCGGTACACCCGCCGCAAAGATGCCGCAGATAGCGCCGGATATTAAAAAGCAGCGTGCGACTTATATGGCCGAAATCGGAGACAAACTGGCTGCCGATTTTGCCGCTTCACAAATCGGACAAACCTTTTCGGTGCTGTTCGAAACCGTAAAAAACAACAAATACTTCGGCAGAGCCGAAAATTATACCCCCGTTGTGGTTGAGAGTAAAAACGACCTCCGAAAACAGATTTTACCCGTGTTTGTTACTGTAAGCGAGGGCGAAACCTGTATCGGAACGGTAATTTTATAAAAAGGATGGCCATTATTATGTCTGTTTTCAGAAGCTACACCGAAAAGAAACCCGGTTTTCGCGCCGATTGTGAGCGGCTGCACGCCGATTTGGCAAACGAATTGTCTCTGCGTACCATCGAGACGGTTCGAATTGTCAACCGCTACGATATTGAGGGCATTGAAGAAACGCTGCTTGAAACCGTTCGCACCAAGGTGTTCGGAGAACCGGCTGTCGACGACATTTCGGACAAGCTCAATTTCACCGACGGCGATTTTGTGCTTGCGGTCGCCTATCTGCCCGGGCAGTTCGACCAGCGCGCCGACTCCTGCGAACAGTGCGTGCAGCTGATCACCAAAGGCCTCCGCCCGAAAGTGAAATGCGCGAAAATTTATATCTTTTCGGGTTTGCTTTCCGACGCCGATAAGACGGCCATCCAAAACT
The DNA window shown above is from Oscillospiraceae bacterium and carries:
- the mtaB gene encoding tRNA (N(6)-L-threonylcarbamoyladenosine(37)-C(2))-methylthiotransferase MtaB; the encoded protein is MNILIATLGCKVNQSESQAVGELFSRGGHLVLSQHSKTTPDVCIVNSCAVTMESEHKSRQALSKMRRTYPNAVIVLCGCMPQVAENSASYDADIIVGSKGRKEIPVLVERFLKDKKKIVQINPHLPNDAFEALSPVCFEHKTRAFLKIEDGCDRFCSYCIIPYARGRVRSMPLDEISEHVKNLIAAGHREIVLTGINLAAYGQDLDCTLADAVKETAKAGTERIRLGSVEADLMRDDFLQTLADIPQFCPQFHLSLQSGSDTVLTRMNRHYTTEQYYQLTRKLKTLFQNPSFTTDIMVGFPGETDEEFSESIHFVQKVGFSRLHVFAYSARPGTPAAKMPQIAPDIKKQRATYMAEIGDKLAADFAASQIGQTFSVLFETVKNNKYFGRAENYTPVVVESKNDLRKQILPVFVTVSEGETCIGTVIL
- the ytvI gene encoding sporulation integral membrane protein YtvI, with the protein product MSLTDERKKSFILTCLFWTVVIGMLFVLFKYVLPWILPFLIGFSLASIANFFAKKLLKLVKIPLKLGSAIVTLLVLIIFAAITTLLGYEIYKQIAKFITDRVIEGDLVSQITLTFSNLIAKIPEKFQSSANSLVVSFVSGFGSTLTKFVTSAVGAAPGISLGTVITIIASFIFSGDYGRVTDFIKLQLPDRIKQIIPGLNTSMKTSLGKLFRAYLLIILITFTELTIGLTILGEPYAIAIAAITAFIDILPVFGTGFILWPWAVISLINGRYLFALGLMILYFVILIIRQIIEPKLVGQSIEVHPIVTLMAMYIGAKIMGGIGFFVFPISIVIIKNLQDNGYISLWKPLPKSDSLLEKIGKRRTKKPPIKPEDGDKNQ